GAGAAAATGGCACAGAATTAATAGAACTAGGAATATTCTGTGCTTCAATTGTAAACCacactttattttaattttacgTGTCAGGAATTGTACCCGTTGTATCAAAGGGATGAATAAACCATGTTTTTTGCATGTTAATCAAGAAAGCATTTTGACATTTGTCCTCCTTTTCGTGGAAATAATCAGGTTGAAACCACATCTCACAACACCACAGAAGAATGTTATCTCGCTGCCTTCAGACTACTGGGGTGCAGTgcagatcttccaatctacctcattttgGAGATTgcacttttttatctgcactttctcaatAACTATAATGTTAcacaacaatattctgcactctagtgTTTTCCTCTTTGCACAGTTCGATTGTACTCATAATTTGACGACACTTTTCACTCTATCTCCGTACATCAGACAACAGTAAACCAATGCCAATAACTTTAGAAATAGGAACAGGAATGGCCCTTGAGCCTGCTCATCCATTTAATGGATTGACTGATGATCTTTCACCTGAAATCTACTTTCCAACCAATCTCAAACTCCCTTGGTTCCTTTTAAGTCCAATTTTTTATGAGACTGAACTCTGttctccagtgtgtagggagtggatgcgaaagtggtctctcatagaatgagtgatcaatggttggtgtggacttggttggccgaagtcctgtttccatgctgtatctctaaagtaaactaaataacCAAGGCTGTGTTGTACAATGCCACCAGTATTCTCATCAGAGAGCAGCAAACTGATTCTGCACAACACTCCATCTTTGCCAATGCAATGTCCTTTGGGTAACACATGCAAAGAGAATGGAAACCGGGAAATATACGACAATATTGCGTTCAGTGACTCAGGAGTAAGACCGCCGAACTGTTCTATAGTTAAAGATGTGGGTTGTCACACAATGGTTGGGGCCTTTCAGTGGAACTCTGCATCTTCTCATTCCCACATAATCACAATTCCACATTGCAAACAAACCATTAGTTCAATGAGAAGCCACAGTAACTAACACTGTATGTAGCGCATGTCATGGATGGATCACACCCATTGTACCTGATTTCAAAGTTGTGTTGACTGTGTTGCTGCAAAGTAGCAGCACACTAGATAGGGATTAAGGAACCCGTGAATTACAGTGACCCAGGAGATCATGTATTGATATGGACTTAGACCATAaggcaaaggagcagaattaggccattcggcccaccgaggctactctgccattcgcTCATGCATGATCATTTTTCCATCTCAATCCTAtcttcctgccttttctccataacctttgaccctCTTACTAATCAAAATCTTATCAATCcccgttttaaaaataccctgTCTTGGCATCCACAGCGTTCTGTGGTAACTTGAAGTCTATACTTCAAAATAAGCTGTGAGGATTGGAATGCTTTCCAGAAAGGCTGGCAGTCACTGAGTCAAATATCTCAATAACTCTGCCATCCATGGTACACAGGGTGCCCGTTCCATTGTTACAACAGTCACTGACTATTTCTCCTGTCCCTTTCTGGGAGAGGAATTCAAAAATCTTTGACTGTAGCTAAACAGTGTATAACATCTCCCTCACCTGTGAGTTGATGCAGCCAGAaccttggagggaaatggacagcattgagaggcattttggttggcatggaacagttgggccgaaggcctatTGCCATGGTGTATAATGATGCTCTCTTGGATTCATGCTGGTTTAATTGGATTTAACGTCCACAGTCAcatgacatggcaacctgacggaagaaggaaaagaggccgaccaaaactcacatggaggcgaacattccagaaggatttggaagcccgggacgcaaGCCTCCCGAGGGTGGAAGACCTCGCACATAACTGAACAGAATgccgaaagcttgctgcccaatgtactcaacagtgtgggaggaactaagtctaagtaatTAAGTCACAGCCTAACTGTGGCCTCAGTGTGGCCCACCATCAAGACCTTGTGTACAATGGTCTCAGAGTGGTCCACAGTCAAGGACTGGTCTACAATGGTCTCACTGTGGTCCAGACGCAATGAGTGGTCTCCAATGGTCATAGTGTGGTCCATGGTCAAGGATTGGCCTACAAAGATCTCATAGTGGTCTATAGTCAAGATCTTGTCTACAATGGTCTCAATGTAGCCCACAATCAATGTCTGATCTACAATGGTCTTATTGTGGTCCACAATCAAGGTTTGGTCTACAATGGTCTCAGTGTGGTCCGCAGTCAAGGTCTAGTCTACAATGGTCTCAGTGTGGTCTGCAGTCAAGGTCTGGTCTACAATGGTCTCAGTGTGGTCTGCAGTCAAGGTCTAGTCTACAATGGTCTCAGTGTGGTCTGCAGTCAAGGTCTAGTCTACAATGGTCTCATTGTGGTCTACACGTAAGATCTGGTCTACAATGGTCTTGCGCGTGGATTTTGATTTGCTAGCTTGTTTCCCAAGGCAGGGGAGCTGAAGATAAAAAGAACAGCCAGGATCACTGCTCCAGACTGTGAGTCCAGATTTATTTTTGAGAAGACAGAATCAAGCTCATCTCAGTATAAACGATCACCAGATGGACATTCAGCTGACATGAAATGAATGTAGTTTTAAGGAATGAAGTATAAGATGAGTTAGGAATCAAGATTCTGGAGTGGGTGGATTATTACTCTGGGTTTCAAGGGGGCCAGGACTGTTTTGGTTTGATAtaaggcggcactgtggcgcatcggtagggttactacctcacagtgtcagagacctgcgttcgatcctgactatggttgctgtctgtatggagtttgcacgttctccctttgaccacgtgggatttctccgggtgctcctgtttcgttgcacattccaaagacgtacaggtttgcaggttaattggctttggtaaaattgtaaattgtccctaatgtgtaggattgtgctagtgtatgcgGTGATCAcatgtcggcgtggactcggtgggccggagagcctgtttcagcactgtatctccaaagcctAATGTCAAAGGCAGCAGAACAAAAGTTTATAAGAGAAAGACACGTTCTATAGACTTGGTTTGTGTGATCCTTTGGACTACTTCCAATTGATTGGAATTTTCCAGTCCTGATATTGCTActtgtttttttcccctctttGCGAAGATGAAGTCAAACAAAGATGAattggaggggggaagagaagggtgtTGGGAAGGAAGGGTGGAAGTGTTTGACGCAACTGGAGTTGGTGTTGATGGACTTGATGATATTTTTGTTCAAGTTTGGTTCATCCGCCTAACGAGGAAGACTGATTGAATGAATAACACTTGGATTTCAATTTCCAGCTTTATAATTTACAACCCTCACGATGATTATTTTTGGTAAACGGAAGAAAATGAAACATTTCTACTTCACCAATATTAATCACATGTTAACTCAAGCAAAAATGCAGGAGGCCTTACCTCAGGTGTTAATGAATTGTTATCTGAGGTTTGGCTGGAGAGTAAAACATGGGTAAAGCCATCCTGTTTCCTCACAACAATGTCCCTGAATTGGTAGTTGCTTTCATTTTGTCGAACGCTGCATCTGAGGCGCTTGTCAAAAACATAGTGGTCCTTTTCCTCCACCAGTTTCCTTTTCACTGAACATGACAGACTGGTTTGCCCGTTTGAAATGCCTGGAAGAGACACGCCTTCTAAAATGAAATGTTAATCTGCCAAGTTAATAGTtacctgcagaaacaaggaactgcagatgctgattacaggtccaccaccgatcttCCAGCAAATGGTGTTCTGGCCCCCCCTTTTATTCCAGACAAACTCCTCCCCCGGAATTGTGGCgcctaggctgggtgaggtggccgatctcgacctcactGGGACTTCCACGCCGAttggcgggtcgaatttgccctcTGCGGTCAGGGCTcgggaactccggcccggccagagccggcagatctgttcccatagaCGACTTCTGCGGCCAACTCTACAGACCGGTATCTCAGCCCCCCCTTAGGCCGTGACCTCCATTGGTCCGTCAAAACGGATAATCGAGAAAGGatttggaaccaagggtgccaaaaaatctgtggtggacctgatttcacacaaaaaaacacaaagtgctggagtaactcagcaggtcaagcagaatctctggagaacatgtaaaggtgacgttttggatcaagacccttcttcagactgaagaagtgtgtcgacccaaaacatcaactatccaactTCTCCAGATGGAGGagttgcatgacctgctgagctactccagcactttgagtccttttattttaaaaaactaGTACTTAGTATATTTTATTGATTAATTGCCTCATAAACTGTTATCAGCTACCAAAAAAATCATCTTTAACCATACTTGAATACCGAGGAATAATTAACCAGACAACTTAGAAATTGAAATCAGTACTGCACATAGTATGCAATATGGAAAGGAATACCAAGCCTTGTTATTCCTCGAATATTGGTGCATCCATGAATATCTCAGAAAGGCTGGTTTTACACAATAGCCAGTCTCAGTGCTTTACACATTTATTACATACCTATTCCATTAACTATAGGAGGGCCGTCAATTGCTCCATCTTCTGCAAATTCGGGGTTTCCAAAATCCACATTCATTCTCTGTTGCCTTGAGGTATTGTCAAACTGTAATGCATTTTTGCTGTGTCTAGCATCGCCATTCTGAAACGAGTTATCAGTCTTTCTGTAAGGCATAATCTGTACTCCGCTTGCAGTGGTTCTGTAATGCACTGTTTTCGTAGCTACGATTTTCTTGTTATCCCCCAGAGCATGCTTTCCATCTCTAGCCATTGAAGCCCGCTTTTGCTTCTGAAGAGTATTAGTCCGTTTCTTTCGTAATCCTCCCCCTTTGCCCTTGGTTGATTCATACACTCTCAATGCAGCTGTTCCGTGATTGTCCCTCAAGACTTGCCTTGGGCTATTTCCCCGTTTCCCTGATTTAGTTCGCTTTTCTTTGGAAGCATTGAGTCCATTGAACTCATCAATAAATTCTTCACAGTGAAGAAGGTGATGCTCTGGTTCCCAAGTGTCTTCATTACTTCCATAGCCTTTCCATCGTATAAGGTACTCCCACTTCCcctttttatttttccttttgtCGACAATCTTCTCCACCtaatggaaagaaaaaaaaagttgtgCATAGATTATTGTCATCGTGATCAACATCTCACAACATCTACCCAAAGATCCTTCAGAaacctttaccttcgtttttagttttagagatacagcatggtacaggcccttcggcccactcaccAATTACTACCTGTACACTAGTTGTCcttcacacaagggacaatttacagaagccaattcacctacataactgcacatctttggaaaatgagaggaaaccggagcacctggagaaaacccacgcggtcacagggagaatgtaaaaacttcatgcagacagcactcgaggtcaggatcgaaccgagtcactggcgctgtaaggcagcaactctatcgctgcgccattgtgtcgcCTGATCTAATGATTTTCTGGAAGAGGGAATCTCAAACAAGGGTAGAAATTTAGTTGAGAGACACAACATGTAAACAGGttcttcaacccatcaagtccatgccgataatacatcacccgttcacattagtttgaTGTAAATTTGTTGCCCATCTCCAATGGCTTGCTCAGCCATTTCAGAATAGAGTTAAGAGTCAAACACTTGGGTATGGGCTTGGAGTCAAAAGAAGACCAAAAAAGGGCAAGTTTGGCAGAATTCCTTCCCTGGACAACATTTAGGCAATGTACACTTCAACTGAAGGCATTGACTCATGCACAGATTATACTAAGAATCTCCTGGCTTTCCTTATTGGCATCATGAGAGATGGCCCTAACCATAGTAAACAGCTGACAagcgagactgcagatgctgaaatctggaagGAGAACTACTGGTGGTGTTCAATGGGttcgtcagcatctgtggagggaaatggactgccAAGAACCTTCATCTTGACCTCTCTCTCTTTTTGCATGTGTTTAGAAATAATGCAACAAAAACTTGCATATATACAGCATCTCACTCACACAAAATACTCGCCCATTTATGTGATTGTTTCTTAATCATTGGGATTTGGATCCCACTGGCAAGTGAGCATTTCAAGTCCATTAACTCAGCCCTCTTAAGAGTCAATAACACTGGTCATTCTGGAGTCACACTAGGTGAAGAGAGCAGGTTTTTGCTGGAAGTTATCAGTTGATCCAGATAGGTTCTTATGACAATCCATTCTGTAGCTATTGCCATGTGCGggcagaggagaatagtttaacttggcatcatctttcagtctgaagaggggcctcGAAACGAAacgtcatcgttactttttttgcatatctttcattcattgttctacatctctctacattatggtctatatcttttgtttccctttcccttgtctttcagtctgaagaagggtctcggcccgaaaggtcgctcattccttctctccagcgatgctgcctgacctgctgagttactccaggatttttgtgtctttccttggtaaaccagcatctgcagttcctcatttcttcACCATATTTGATGCGGTCAAttgaaggccgaagggcctgttcctgtgctgtactgttcaatgttctattacCCCaacatctttttatttgaattctaCAGCTGCCTTAATGGGACTTGAGTTTAGTTCCCCAGACAGTTCATCCAAGGTTCTGTATTactggtctagtggatgaaccaCTGCAACACTAATACATCCTACATATAGTTGGGATTCATATATGTGCATGCATACATATTGTGTAAACATGGTTGTTCATGCACACTAATGCAGTTTTTTAATCACCATATTTTAGTTTTTATCTTCCATCTTTCCTGCAATGTTTTGGAGTGTACAATTTCTGAGCCTCCAGATTGGTAAATATTTTGCCCACAACAATACAAACTTGCTTTTGGTTAAGCATTCTTTGTGcctttcttcttttctttctagACCCTCAGTGAACTAGTCACTATACTATGGCCTTTACTTCCACATATAAAAGATATCCAAGATATCGAACCGTGTGTTTTAGCTCCATCGACATTCCAGAGTGCAAAAGCATGCTGAACGCATGAATTATGGCAGCTCGGTGGCCCATTAAAATGCctttttttttcagcatctgaTTCATTTCCTGTCCAAACTTTCTATCACATCTTTTTTGCCAAGGTTTTATCCTCTAACCTCTTCCCCGCAGGAAACAACTTCACTTGATTACCGTCCGAAGTAACTGAGGTGAGTCGAACAGAGGCTCTGAAGCGGAATCTAGTTGaacacatagacacaaaaagctggagtaacccagggggacaggcagcatctctcgagagaaggaatgggtaacgtttcggtcaagacccttcttcagaccaacagaagaagggtctcgacccgaaacatcacccattctttctctccagagatgcagcctgtcccgctgagttgctccagctttttgtgtctatcttcggtttaaaccagcatctgcagttccttcctacactagttaAGCACATGATGGAGGAAAGAGAAAAAGGACACATAATTAGGGCAATGGAGTGTGGTGGGAGAACGTttgtgcgatccagtgttactaATCCGTTTGTTGGCAGTCAGGACGTGTTTTCCTCTTTGTACtgggacatttaaaaaataataaacaagATGAGTTAACTTGGGTATGGTGCACACACAACCCAATAAATCCCAATGAACCAACCTAGTTTTCTCCCCcacctacaatcagtttgaagaagagcaccgacccgaaacgttgcctgtccattccctccgtagatgctgcctgacctgctcagttactccgccactttgtgtttagctcaagatcGGTTAGCTGCTTTCTCTTATTTTCTGATTGTCTGTATTTCACAGTTTTCTCTCCAAATGATAAGGTCCGAAGAGAGTGCAACGCTTCATGGATCACAACCACAAACTACTTGTCCCAACccgcacgaactcggtgggctgaagtgatttccgcgctgtatctctaaactaaactaaaacaaaacccaAATGAACGGTTTTAATGCAACTGGATGGATATATTCAGTGGGATTCTTCGGGTTATGTGGATCGTACTAAAGTCAATGAACCCTGCTGGGACAAAAACAATCTAACTATTGTAGCAATGCCAACATTAACATTCATCATCTTGGTTGGCACAAAGGCAAATACAAAGATGACTCTTTATTTTCCTCTCACTTTAATTCACTGAACACAGGATCAGAGGATTCAAAAGACCGTCAAATAATTTTGCTGCAGCCTCTGGAACCACCTCTTGTGTATACCAACATCATTGATCCTGAACGCAAATCTATTCTCAAGCCAACTATCCCAATTGCTACTAAGCAGAGCAAACTCGTGTCCCTGGTGACAGAACTTGGTTTTCAGTGGTCCTGGAAGCTGCCACAGAGCTGTACAAGTTAAAATGCCTGGTTGTTACTCAAGATTCCCGCATCTCCTGAAGATTTCATTTCagttagaagctccacagacattTTAAATGCCTTTGGCCAAAACTTTCCTTTATTCAGGCTGTTAACGATGGGTTGTTAATATTTCTGAAGTCAGATGTTGCAAGAACACCATTTATGACAGGATTTTTAGTGGTGGACACAGTGAACGGACAGGGTGAACGCACAGTTCTTCTACCAGGGTAGGGCAATGAGGATcttgagggtataggtttaaggcggGAGTGGGaatatttaacaggaacccgaggggcactttttctcacagtgggtGGTGAGAAAATGGAACAAACTTCCAAATGAAGATGTTGAGgcgggtacaataacatttaaaagatatttggaaaaGTACCTGAATGGGGAAGGTTTGGAGAGGGAATGCAACTAGcttgaatggggcatcttggtcgacatagacaagctgggccaaagggactgtttccgtgctgtatgactatagcaCTGTCTTCATTCAGGAGATGGGCAGAAATCAATTGCAAATCTTACGAGATTGGATTTTACAGCTCAGAAACGGACCAGATAATGTTTATGCTCCACCTACTATCTTCCACAATTCACTTCATCTCACCCAGGGCATTTATCCTCCTCATCCTTTTATTTTCCaatttcaaaaaatattttgattTATTCCCCAATGTTTATCCAGttccccataaaaatatgacaatTGCCTCAACAACTCCCTTAGGGAGTGAGTTCCACAGTCTCAtcactctcgacccgaaacgtcacccattccttttctccaggcagcctgtcccgctgagttactccagatttttgtgtctatcttcagtgcacggggtgattgctaatcggggcagactcggtggcccgctgtatctctgaagtctaaaaatctaaagtctaaagaggtcTCAGTGTGATGCTTCATCCCAGTAGGTGGGACCACTGATTGTGCATCAGATCTCCTCAGTACTGCACTGGTAAGGCAGCTTGGATTTTTGTGCTCAACTACTAATGTCCTCAAGTGGAAACATCCCATTCATCTACACAATCAAAGCCAGTCatacttctcgacccgaaacgtcgcccattccttctctccagagatgctgcctcaccagcattttgtgtcatactTCTAACAACCACTGTCGGGTCTTCTTTACAATCATTTTTTctataataaaatatttatttgccCTTTCAGAAACTATTTCaaggaaacaaaacaaaatcataTAGACTCAGGGAATTGTTATGCGCTGGGGACCATGTGTGCATACACTATTTTGGGGCTGGATAAAGCATATATGGGTGTTCCActcccacactcttcccccttacAAG
This sequence is a window from Amblyraja radiata isolate CabotCenter1 chromosome 17, sAmbRad1.1.pri, whole genome shotgun sequence. Protein-coding genes within it:
- the cdyl2 gene encoding chromodomain Y-like protein 2 isoform X2, with translation MASGDLYEVEKIVDKRKNKKGKWEYLIRWKGYGSNEDTWEPEHHLLHCEEFIDEFNGLNASKEKRTKSGKRGNSPRQVLRDNHGTAALRVYESTKGKGGGLRKKRTNTLQKQKRASMARDGKHALGDNKKIVATKTVHYRTTASGVQIMPYRKTDNSFQNGDARHSKNALQFDNTSRQQRMNVDFGNPEFAEDGAIDGPPIVNGIGVSLPGISNGQTSLSCSVKRKLVEEKDHYVFDKRLRCSVRQNESNYQFRDIVVRKQDGFTHVLLSSQTSDNNSLTPEIMKEVRRALGNASTDDSKLLLLSAVGSVFCSGLDYSYLIGRLSSDRRKESARIAEAIRDFVNAFIQFKKPIVVAVNGPALGLGASILPLCDIVWASEKAWFQTPYATIRLTPAGCSSYTFPQIMGVALANEMLFCGRKLTAQEACSRGLVSQVFWPTTFSQEVMLRVKEMASCSSVVLEESKCLVRSFLKTTLEQVNERECQMLKQLWSSSKGLDSLFSYLQEKIYEV
- the cdyl2 gene encoding chromodomain Y-like protein 2 isoform X1; its protein translation is MASGDLYEVEKIVDKRKNKKGKWEYLIRWKGYGSNEDTWEPEHHLLHCEEFIDEFNGLNASKEKRTKSGKRGNSPRQVLRDNHGTAALRVYESTKGKGGGLRKKRTNTLQKQKRASMARDGKHALGDNKKIVATKTVHYRTTASGVQIMPYRKTDNSFQNGDARHSKNALQFDNTSRQQRMNVDFGNPEFAEDGAIDGPPIVNGIEGVSLPGISNGQTSLSCSVKRKLVEEKDHYVFDKRLRCSVRQNESNYQFRDIVVRKQDGFTHVLLSSQTSDNNSLTPEIMKEVRRALGNASTDDSKLLLLSAVGSVFCSGLDYSYLIGRLSSDRRKESARIAEAIRDFVNAFIQFKKPIVVAVNGPALGLGASILPLCDIVWASEKAWFQTPYATIRLTPAGCSSYTFPQIMGVALANEMLFCGRKLTAQEACSRGLVSQVFWPTTFSQEVMLRVKEMASCSSVVLEESKCLVRSFLKTTLEQVNERECQMLKQLWSSSKGLDSLFSYLQEKIYEV
- the cdyl2 gene encoding chromodomain Y-like protein 2 isoform X3 → MASGDLYEVEKIVDKRKNKKGKWEYLIRWKGYGSNEDTWEPEHHLLHCEEFIDEFNGLNASKEKRTKSGKRGNSPRQVLRDNHGTAALRVYESTKGKGGGLRKKRTNTLQKQKRASMARDGKHALGDNKKIVATKTVHYRTTASGVQIMPYRKTDNSFQNGDARHSKNALQFDNTSRQQRMNVDFGNPEFAEDGAIDGPPIVNGIGISNGQTSLSCSVKRKLVEEKDHYVFDKRLRCSVRQNESNYQFRDIVVRKQDGFTHVLLSSQTSDNNSLTPEIMKEVRRALGNASTDDSKLLLLSAVGSVFCSGLDYSYLIGRLSSDRRKESARIAEAIRDFVNAFIQFKKPIVVAVNGPALGLGASILPLCDIVWASEKAWFQTPYATIRLTPAGCSSYTFPQIMGVALANEMLFCGRKLTAQEACSRGLVSQVFWPTTFSQEVMLRVKEMASCSSVVLEESKCLVRSFLKTTLEQVNERECQMLKQLWSSSKGLDSLFSYLQEKIYEV